A genomic stretch from Dehalococcoidia bacterium includes:
- a CDS encoding immune inhibitor A — protein sequence MTRRLAALIGAALVVLGLAAGAALSAGPLSRSAVATPTAAVFPTSAPPRATIALPTPPARDLYAIAERLRTKGTPIPRTIDRPQEQVGDERTFWVMDISTARHFPMTATLRHATARLALFLQNGLHYSEADLQRSAEIFETTISPCVRGLFGSEWSPGVDNDPRLTILIGNIPGVAGYYSSADQYPTAVNPFSNEREMFYLNAGAIRLGSPQFLGTMAHEFFHMVQWANDPAEETWVNEGLAELSAEFCGTGASFVNAFLANPNTQLTSWASNPSAAAPNYGAAYLFMRYLAERFGRDTLADLVREPERGIAGVEAWLARRGGPTFDEVFKEWTVANLLNLRGHPRYGYEGLRQGVTPRLTLSQFGSERATVRQYAAQYVELRLPGDATIRFEGSTTVKLVSAEPRSGRSFWWSNRGDSINPTLTRAVDLRGARSATLEFAAWYDLERDWDFAYVMVSTDGGRTWDILPGRTAVTNPGSGFAFGPGWTGMSGGQRPEWVEERVDLTPYAGKQILLRFEVITDDAVNHEGFAIDDLRIPEIGWSDDAEDERDWQANGFVLLRGEAPQRFQVQLVRFGSETTVEDLPLDAHNRGEVTIRAAGGAVPRAVLIVSAVTPVTTHEAAFRVTAEPAR from the coding sequence ATGACGCGCCGGCTCGCTGCCCTCATCGGCGCGGCGCTGGTCGTTCTTGGGCTGGCGGCAGGCGCGGCGCTCTCGGCGGGCCCGCTGTCGCGCAGCGCAGTCGCCACCCCTACCGCAGCTGTCTTCCCGACCAGCGCGCCGCCTCGGGCGACGATCGCTCTCCCGACGCCGCCCGCGCGCGACCTCTATGCGATCGCCGAGCGGCTGCGCACCAAAGGAACGCCGATCCCGCGGACAATCGACCGCCCCCAGGAGCAGGTCGGCGACGAGCGGACCTTCTGGGTGATGGATATCTCGACCGCGCGCCACTTCCCGATGACGGCGACGCTCCGCCACGCGACAGCGCGCCTCGCCCTCTTCCTCCAGAACGGCCTCCATTACAGCGAGGCCGACTTGCAGCGCTCGGCAGAGATCTTTGAAACCACGATCTCCCCCTGCGTGCGCGGGCTGTTCGGCTCGGAGTGGTCGCCCGGCGTCGACAACGACCCGCGCCTGACCATCCTGATCGGCAATATCCCGGGGGTCGCCGGCTATTACAGCAGCGCCGACCAATATCCAACCGCCGTCAATCCCTTCAGCAATGAGCGCGAGATGTTCTACCTGAACGCCGGCGCAATTCGGCTCGGCTCGCCCCAGTTCCTCGGCACGATGGCCCACGAGTTCTTCCACATGGTGCAGTGGGCGAACGACCCGGCGGAAGAGACGTGGGTGAACGAAGGCTTGGCCGAACTCTCCGCCGAGTTCTGCGGCACGGGCGCAAGCTTCGTCAACGCCTTCCTCGCTAATCCGAATACTCAGCTGACCAGCTGGGCATCGAATCCGTCAGCAGCGGCCCCGAACTACGGCGCCGCGTATCTTTTCATGCGCTACCTCGCCGAGCGCTTCGGCCGCGACACGCTCGCCGACCTCGTGCGCGAGCCGGAACGAGGCATCGCCGGCGTCGAGGCGTGGCTGGCGCGGCGCGGCGGGCCAACCTTCGACGAGGTGTTCAAGGAGTGGACGGTCGCCAACCTCCTGAACCTGCGCGGCCACCCGCGTTACGGCTACGAGGGGCTGCGCCAAGGGGTGACGCCGCGCCTGACGCTCAGCCAGTTCGGAAGCGAACGCGCCACCGTGCGCCAATATGCCGCCCAATATGTCGAGCTGCGGCTGCCGGGAGACGCGACGATCCGCTTTGAGGGCAGCACGACGGTGAAGCTGGTCAGCGCCGAACCGCGGAGCGGGCGCAGCTTCTGGTGGAGCAACCGCGGCGATTCGATCAACCCCACGCTCACCCGCGCCGTCGACCTGAGAGGCGCGCGCAGCGCGACGCTCGAATTTGCGGCGTGGTACGACCTCGAGCGCGATTGGGATTTCGCCTACGTGATGGTCTCGACCGACGGCGGCCGCACCTGGGACATCCTGCCCGGCCGGACGGCCGTGACGAACCCTGGTTCGGGATTTGCCTTCGGGCCCGGGTGGACCGGCATGTCCGGCGGGCAGCGGCCGGAATGGGTGGAGGAGCGCGTCGACCTGACGCCCTATGCCGGCAAGCAGATCCTCCTCCGTTTTGAGGTCATCACCGACGATGCCGTCAACCACGAAGGGTTCGCGATCGACGACCTGCGCATCCCCGAGATCGGGTGGTCAGACGATGCCGAGGACGAACGCGACTGGCAGGCGAACGGCTTTGTCCTCCTGCGGGGCGAGGCGCCCCAGCGGTTTCAGGTCCAGTTGGTCCGCTTCGGCAGCGAGACGACCGTCGAAGACCTGCCGCTGGATGCGCACAACCGCGGCGAGGTGACCATCCGCGCCGCCGGCGGTGCTGTTCCGCGCGCTGTCCTGATCGTCAGCGCCGTGACGCCCGTCACCACGCACGAGGCCGCCTTCCGCGTCACCGCCGAGCCGGCGCGCTAG
- a CDS encoding purine-nucleoside phosphorylase, with amino-acid sequence MTAGARSTTDQYEQHVEQAAAKIRALGSPIPAVAIELGSGFSPLLDLLENARRCSYADLPGFPVPTVAGHAGTLALGLLSGFPVLLLAGRAHLYEGYRAAAIALPIRAAARAGVRAVILTNAAGGLADDLAVGDVVVVRDHLNFPGFAGHSPLVDSAGPRFVSLHDAYDAALIEAALAALREAGLRARTGVYAMVAGPSYETPAEIRFLRLAGADVVGMSTLPEVIAARQLGLRVCVLSLVTNISSEQNAVTHAEVVQVSEAALPRLAAVLAALARAAA; translated from the coding sequence TTGACGGCCGGCGCGAGGAGTACGACGGACCAGTACGAGCAGCACGTCGAGCAAGCCGCGGCGAAGATCCGCGCCCTCGGTTCCCCCATTCCGGCCGTCGCCATTGAGCTCGGTTCCGGCTTCAGCCCGCTTCTTGACCTGCTGGAGAACGCGCGGCGCTGCTCTTACGCCGACCTCCCCGGCTTCCCGGTCCCGACCGTCGCCGGCCACGCCGGGACCTTGGCGCTTGGCCTCCTCAGCGGGTTCCCGGTTCTTCTTCTCGCAGGGCGGGCCCACCTCTACGAGGGCTATCGCGCCGCAGCGATCGCGCTGCCGATCCGCGCCGCTGCTCGCGCTGGGGTGCGCGCCGTCATCCTGACCAATGCTGCCGGCGGCCTCGCCGACGACCTCGCCGTCGGTGATGTCGTCGTCGTGCGCGACCATCTGAATTTCCCCGGCTTTGCCGGGCACTCCCCGCTCGTGGACAGCGCTGGGCCGCGATTCGTCTCGCTCCACGACGCCTACGACGCTGCGCTCATCGAGGCGGCGCTCGCTGCGCTGCGGGAGGCAGGCCTGCGCGCCCGCACCGGCGTCTACGCCATGGTCGCCGGCCCCTCCTACGAGACGCCGGCCGAAATCCGCTTCTTGCGCCTTGCCGGCGCCGATGTCGTCGGCATGAGCACGCTGCCGGAGGTGATCGCGGCCCGGCAGCTCGGCCTGCGCGTCTGCGTCCTCTCGCTCGTCACCAACATTTCCAGCGAGCAAAACGCGGTCACCCATGCCGAGGTCGTTCAGGTCAGCGAGGCGGCGCTGCCACGCCTAGCGGCGGTGCTGGCCGCCTTGGCGCGAGCGGCAGCATGA
- a CDS encoding alpha/beta hydrolase has translation MTAIEKGYVDAPSGQVHYRAAGSGPALLLLHQTATSGRMWMPVVERLADRFRCLALDTPGFGLSDAPPRPYLMEDYAAAVAAALTALGVARAHVLGHHTGASIAAQLAADFPERVDRLILHACPVGNDEFRRAKLAEATPVPLADDGSHVEWVRARILGYSTPLPPEELHWFILEYLTALPRYHEAHVAVWTQRVEELAPRIAAPTLLLTGDRDLFVEQQDALAARFPNARSVILPGGRLVMLEDPDRYAALVAGFLSESS, from the coding sequence GTGACAGCGATCGAGAAGGGCTACGTCGACGCGCCGAGCGGCCAGGTGCACTACCGGGCAGCGGGCAGCGGCCCGGCGCTGCTCCTGCTCCACCAGACCGCTACCTCGGGCCGGATGTGGATGCCGGTCGTCGAACGTCTGGCCGACCGCTTTCGCTGCCTCGCGCTCGATACGCCCGGTTTCGGTCTCTCGGACGCGCCGCCGCGTCCCTACCTGATGGAGGACTACGCGGCAGCAGTCGCGGCCGCGCTGACCGCGCTCGGCGTCGCGCGCGCCCACGTCCTTGGGCATCACACCGGCGCGTCGATTGCGGCCCAACTCGCAGCCGACTTCCCCGAACGCGTCGATCGACTCATTCTGCACGCCTGCCCCGTGGGCAACGACGAGTTCCGCCGCGCCAAGCTGGCGGAGGCGACGCCGGTGCCGCTCGCTGACGACGGCAGCCACGTCGAGTGGGTGCGCGCCCGCATCCTCGGCTATTCGACGCCGCTGCCGCCCGAGGAGCTGCACTGGTTCATCCTCGAATACCTGACTGCCCTGCCGCGCTACCACGAAGCGCACGTCGCCGTCTGGACCCAGCGCGTCGAGGAGCTCGCGCCGCGCATCGCCGCACCGACCTTGCTGCTGACGGGCGACCGCGACCTGTTCGTCGAGCAGCAGGACGCGCTCGCGGCGCGCTTTCCGAACGCGCGCTCGGTCATCCTCCCCGGCGGGCGGCTGGTGATGCTGGAAGACCCCGACCGCTACGCCGCGCTCGTCGCCGGCTTTCTCAGCGAGAGCAGCTAG